In one window of Musa acuminata AAA Group cultivar baxijiao chromosome BXJ3-2, Cavendish_Baxijiao_AAA, whole genome shotgun sequence DNA:
- the LOC135631047 gene encoding EIN3-binding F-box protein 1-like, which produces MAALVNRGGSDDICHGGSLFSNLVDSSLLLSLSRNVDVYCSSRKRPRVTAPLALRAEKKVAYKKQQPRSIDSLPDECLFEILRRLPGDKERSNSARVSKRWLMLLSSIRSSELGARKKSHVESGKKFLPDLNKNVLLDEQESENNGYLTRRLDAEEATDIRLASIALGTCSRGGLGKLFIQGSNSTRVTDVGLSAIAHACPALRVLSMWKVPLITDAGLSEIADGCPLLEKLDLCQCPLITDKGLVSVAKKCPNLTSLTIESCANICNEGLQVIGRSCPKLKSLTIKDCLHVGDQGIASLVSSASSCLERIKLQALNISDIVLAVIGHYGKNLIDLSLNGLQNVGEKGFWVMGNALGLQKLRSITINCCNGLTDKGLQAIAKGSPFLKQLFVRKSCYLSDAGLRSFAETARALENLHLEDCNRITLMGVLGALLTCNPELKSLVLVRCLGIRDIAFAPTQLPSCMSLRSLTIRDCPGVTGASLQVVGKICPQLQKLDLSGQVGVTDASLIPLIQSSEVGFVEVNLSGCVNLTDALVTMLVKAHGSTLKMLNLDGCKRITDQSLVAIADSCSVFDDLDLSCSSISDYGVAVLASARQLNLCTLSLASCSKVTDKSLPFLGNMGKSMVGLNLQHCSLISIHGIGLLEEKLWWCDIIS; this is translated from the exons ATGGCGGCGCTCGTCAACCGCGGAG GTAGTGATGATATCTGCCATGGTGGCTCTCTTTTCTCGAACCTCGTGGATTCGAGCCTCCTCCTGTCTCTTAGTCGTAACGTTGATGTCTACTGCTCCTCTCGCAAAAGGCCCCGGGTCACAGCTCCGCTCGCCCTCAGGGCAGAGAAGAAAGTTGCTTACAAGAAGCAGCAGCCCCGCTCGATCGACAGCCTTCCTGACGAATGCCTCTTCGAAATCCTCAGGCGATTGCCAGGAGACAAGGAGAGAAGCAACTCTGCTCGTGTGTCTAAGCGCTGGCTTATGCTTCTGAGCAGCATCCGTTCCTCCGAGCTCGGTGCTCGGAAGAAGTCTCACGTAGAATCAGGGAAGAAATTCTTACCAGACCTGAACAAAAATGTGCTTTTGGATGAGCAGGAAAGTGAGAACAACGGGTATCTCACCAGGCGCTTGGATGCAGAGGAAGCAACGGATATCAGGCTTGCTTCTATCGCCCTTGGAACCTGTAGCCGTGGTGGGCTCGGCAAGCTTTTCATCCAAGGAAGCAATTCGACTCGTGTCACTGATGTTGGCCTCTCTGCAATTGCTCACGCTTGTCCTGCCCTCCGGGTTCTGTCCATGTGGAAGGTGCCATTAATCACTGATGCTGGTCTTTCGGAGATTGCTGACGGATGCCCCCTGTTAGAAAAGCTTGACCTTTGTCAGTGTCCGCTGATCACGGACAAGGGCCTGGTATCTGTTGCTAAAAAGTGCCCCAACTTGACGTCTTTGACAATTGAATCCTGCGCAAACATCTGCAATGAAGGTCTTCAGGTTATTGGTCGTAGCTGTCCGAAACTAAAGTCTCTTACCATCAAGGACTGCCTTCATGTTGGTGACCAAGGAATTGCAAGCTTGGTCTCTTCCGCCTCTTCTTGCTTGGAAAGGATTAAACTTCAGGCCCTGAATATCAGTGACATTGTTCTTGCGGTCATTGGTCATTATGGAAAGAATCTAATTGACCTGTCGCTGAATGGGCTCCAGAATGTGGGTGAGAAGGGATTTTGGGTTATGGGCAATGCTCTTGGCTTGCAGAAATTGAGGTCCATCACTATCAATTGTTGCAATGGGCTTACTGATAAAGGGTTGCAAGCTATTGCGAAGGGATCCCCTTTTTTGAAGCAGCTCTTTGTTCGAAAGTCTTGCTACCTATCTGATGCTGGTTTGAGATCTTTTGCCGAAACAGCAAGGGCTCTTGAGAACTTGCACCTAGAGGATTGTAACCGGATCACTCTCATGGGTGTCCTTGGTGCCCTTTTGACATGCAATCCAGAGTTAAAGTCGCTTGTTCTAGTGAGATGCTTGGGCATCAGAGACATCGCTTTTGCTCCTACCCAACTGCCATCATGCATGTCACTTAGGTCCCTAACCATTCGAGACTGTCCAGGTGTCACAGGGGCTAGTTTACAAGTGGTGGGGAAGATCTGCCCCCAGTTACAGAAATTGGACTTGAGTGGACAAGTTGGGGTGACTGATGCTTCGCTCATCCCACTGATCCAGAGTTCTGAGGTGGGCTTTGTGGAGGTCAATCTAAGCGGTTGTGTTAATCTGACAGATGCTTTGGTCACTATGCTGGTTAAGGCGCATGGAAGTACACTTAAGATGCTTAATCTTGATGGTTGTAAGAGAATTACCGATCAAAGCCTTGTGGCAATTGCGGACAGCTGTTCTGTGTTCGATGACCTTGATTTGTCATGTTCCTCAATAAGCGATTACGGTGTGGCAGTCCTGGCATCAGCGAGGCAGCTTAACCTGTGTACACTCTCTCTTGCAAGTTGTTCAAAGGTCACAGACAAGAGTCTACCATTCTTGGGGAACATGGGGAAGTCTATGGTAGGCCTGAATCTTCAGCACTGCAGCTTGATCAGCATTCACGGCATTGGGTTGCTCGAGGAGAAGCTATGGTGGTGTGACATCATTTCCTAG
- the LOC135631923 gene encoding uncharacterized protein LOC135631923, which translates to MLLRSSSSPLLNSAWVAPGKEAGAHEFPAGAVELSVPHIRRARSVAHLAPCLSSCSSSSFGSSPSASSPCPRRRLVTTMSRTLSEGDLSGLSATAVPKCRATPFAASGLSSSLEEEGEEVLCTTPRSAFPSSSASSLDRLLSSSGLDEGGVAVTVTEGVEGCCVAVIVVDDGCTGSGDGGGKIWDGGGRGRRGGGGRGGSTNDGNGGFDLSDSNSGNDATDTYYRQMIKADPANSLILGNYAKFLKDVRGDVAKAQEYCERAIVANPGDAEVLALYADLVWEANRDAPRAESYFARAVQAAPDDCYITASYARFLWDADEEDDTNSNQYPPPIVQGATSPPIAAAS; encoded by the exons ATGCTCCTTCGGAGCTCTTCGTCGCCGCTGCTCAACTCGGCGTGGGTGGCGCCCGGGAAGGAGGCCGGGGCCCATGAGTTCCCGGCGGGGGCTGTCGAGTTGTCCGTCCCGCATATCCGGAGGGCCCGCTCCGTGGCCCACCTCGCCCCTTGCCTCTCCTCGTGTTCCAGCTCCTCCTTCGGCTCCTCACCCTCGGCTTCGTCCCCGTGCCCGCGGCGGCGGCTGGTGACCACCATGTCCCGGACGTTGTCGGAGGGCGACCTCTCTGGCCTATCCGCCACGGCGGTGCCCAAGTGCCGGGCTACGCCCTTCGCCGCCTCCGGCCTGTCCTCGTCCctggaagaggagggagaggaagTGTTATGTACCACGCCTCGTTCggccttcccttcttcttctgccTCTTCGTTGGACCGGCTTTTGTCCAGCTCGGGCCTCGACGAAGGCGGCGTGGCGGTGACGGTGACGGAAGGAGTGGAGGGATGCTGCGTCGCTGTCATCGTCGTGGATGATGGTTGCACTGGCAGCGGGGATGGTGGTGGAAAGATATGGGATGGTGGCGGAAGAGGCAGACGCGGCGGCGGAGGACGTGGTGGGAGCACTAACGACGGAAACGGCGGCTTCGACCTCTCAGATTCCAACAGCGGAAACGATGCAACCGATACCTATTACCGTCAGATGATCAAAGCCGACCCGGCAAATTCTCTCATTCTCGGCAACTACGCCAAGTTCTTGAAAGAC GTTCGAGGAGATGTGGCCAAAGCCCAGGAATACTGCGAGCGAGCGATCGTGGCGAACCCCGGCGACGCCGAGGTGCTCGCGCTGTACGCCGATCTAGTGTGGGAGGCCAACCGAGACGCTCCTCGGGCTGAGTCGTACTTCGCCCGCGCCGTGCAAGCTGCTCCCGATGACTG CTACATCACGGCTTCCTATGCCAGATTCCTGTGGGACGCCGATGAGGAAGATGACACTAATAGCAACCAATATCCCCCGCCGATCGTCCAAGGAGCAACTTCCCCACCTATTGCAGCTGCTTCATAA
- the LOC135632094 gene encoding phosphatidylcholine:diacylglycerol cholinephosphotransferase 1-like isoform X1 produces the protein MCSQRAQAVHGRRPPASLLADSTVSLSLSSVPTAPSFPFSSRQSHYRCIHYLPNSLQCLHAVDRKPYACVINKSSRGRVLPCLTRLPERTMTAEQGGSATHLCVQRKAADKTWVTLDGVPYRSDQRDEDRRHENNHLDYSRNDRRRQPLSYGGGKRKEAPPAPLLPPQGPAFAGWSMGDVAGVARHHYVPCAFALSLLLFMAVEYTIPMVPSTSLPLDIGFILTKSLHSVLATNLALNTVLAALNTVFVGMQTLYILWTFVVEGRPRPTIAALFMFTCRGILGCSTQLPLPQGFLGSGVDFPVGNVSFFLFSGHVAGAVIASLDMRRTRRRGMAWAFDALNLLQSVRLLASRGHYTIDLAAGVGAGFVFDVLAGKYEESWSKPAGEHRRDCCSCSSG, from the exons ATGTGTTCTCAAAGAGCACAAGCAGTTCACGGCCGCCGCCCACCTGCCTCTTTACTAGCCGACTCTACCGTCTCCTTGTCTCTTTCATCCGTCCCCACCGCTCCCAGTTTTCCTTTCTCGAGTAGACAATCCCATTACCGCTGCATTCATTATCTACCAAATTCGCTGCAGTGCCTGCACGCTGTGGACCGTAAACCATACGCTTGTGTG ATCAATAAATCTAGCAGAGGACGCGTTCTTCCATGCCTAACGCGCCTGCCAGAGCGAACCATGACGGCGGAGCAGGGCGGGAGCGCTACCCATCTGTGTGTGCAGCGGAAGGCCGCCGACAAGACATGGGTCACGCTGGACGGCGTCCCCTACCGTAGTGACCAACGCGACGAGGACCGCCGCCACGAGAACAACCATCTAGACTACAGCAGAAACGACCGTCGGCGCCAGCCACTGTCATACGGCGGCGGGAAGAGAAAGGAGGCGCCTCCGGCGCCGCTGCTGCCTCCGCAAGGGCCGGCGTTCGCCGGCTGGTCGATGGGGGATGTGGCGGGTGTGGCGAGGCACCACTACGTGCCTTGTGCGTTCGCGCTCTCGCTCTTGCTCTTCATGGCCGTCGAGTACACCATTCCGATGGTCCCTTCGACTTCTCTGCCTCTGGACATCGGGTTCATACTCACCAAGTCTCTCCACTCCGTGCTCGCCACCAACCTCGCTCTCAACACCGTGCTCGCTGCTCTCAACACG GTATTCGTGGGAATGCAGACGCTTTACATTCTCTGGACCTTCGTGGTGGAGGGAAGGCCGCGGCCGACCATCGCGGCTCTCTTCATGTTCACCTGCAGGGGAATCCTTGGCTGCTCCACCCAGCTCCCACTGCCCCAA GGATTTCTGGGATCAGGAGTGGACTTCCCCGTGGGCAacgtctccttcttcctcttctcgggTCACGTCGCGGGGGCGGTGATCGCGTCGCTGGACATGCGAAGGACGCGGCGGCGCGGCATGGCCTGGGCCTTCGATGCCCTGAACCTGCTGCAGAGCGTGAGGCTGCTCGCCTCGAGAGGCCACTACACCATCGATTTGGCTGCGGGTGTCGGTGCTGGATTTGTGTTCGATGTCCTCGCAGGCAAGTATGAGGAGAGCTGGTCGAAGCCTGCCGGTGAGCACCGGCGAGATTGCTGCAGCTGCAGCAGTGGATAA
- the LOC135632094 gene encoding phosphatidylcholine:diacylglycerol cholinephosphotransferase 1-like isoform X2: MTAEQGGSATHLCVQRKAADKTWVTLDGVPYRSDQRDEDRRHENNHLDYSRNDRRRQPLSYGGGKRKEAPPAPLLPPQGPAFAGWSMGDVAGVARHHYVPCAFALSLLLFMAVEYTIPMVPSTSLPLDIGFILTKSLHSVLATNLALNTVLAALNTVFVGMQTLYILWTFVVEGRPRPTIAALFMFTCRGILGCSTQLPLPQGFLGSGVDFPVGNVSFFLFSGHVAGAVIASLDMRRTRRRGMAWAFDALNLLQSVRLLASRGHYTIDLAAGVGAGFVFDVLAGKYEESWSKPAGEHRRDCCSCSSG, translated from the exons ATGACGGCGGAGCAGGGCGGGAGCGCTACCCATCTGTGTGTGCAGCGGAAGGCCGCCGACAAGACATGGGTCACGCTGGACGGCGTCCCCTACCGTAGTGACCAACGCGACGAGGACCGCCGCCACGAGAACAACCATCTAGACTACAGCAGAAACGACCGTCGGCGCCAGCCACTGTCATACGGCGGCGGGAAGAGAAAGGAGGCGCCTCCGGCGCCGCTGCTGCCTCCGCAAGGGCCGGCGTTCGCCGGCTGGTCGATGGGGGATGTGGCGGGTGTGGCGAGGCACCACTACGTGCCTTGTGCGTTCGCGCTCTCGCTCTTGCTCTTCATGGCCGTCGAGTACACCATTCCGATGGTCCCTTCGACTTCTCTGCCTCTGGACATCGGGTTCATACTCACCAAGTCTCTCCACTCCGTGCTCGCCACCAACCTCGCTCTCAACACCGTGCTCGCTGCTCTCAACACG GTATTCGTGGGAATGCAGACGCTTTACATTCTCTGGACCTTCGTGGTGGAGGGAAGGCCGCGGCCGACCATCGCGGCTCTCTTCATGTTCACCTGCAGGGGAATCCTTGGCTGCTCCACCCAGCTCCCACTGCCCCAA GGATTTCTGGGATCAGGAGTGGACTTCCCCGTGGGCAacgtctccttcttcctcttctcgggTCACGTCGCGGGGGCGGTGATCGCGTCGCTGGACATGCGAAGGACGCGGCGGCGCGGCATGGCCTGGGCCTTCGATGCCCTGAACCTGCTGCAGAGCGTGAGGCTGCTCGCCTCGAGAGGCCACTACACCATCGATTTGGCTGCGGGTGTCGGTGCTGGATTTGTGTTCGATGTCCTCGCAGGCAAGTATGAGGAGAGCTGGTCGAAGCCTGCCGGTGAGCACCGGCGAGATTGCTGCAGCTGCAGCAGTGGATAA